A genomic stretch from Thunnus maccoyii chromosome 19, fThuMac1.1, whole genome shotgun sequence includes:
- the LOC121886215 gene encoding heat shock protein beta-1-like, with protein MGDQNKVLSRPIFRRDVSWDNFPNWTQPSRIFAQDFGLPPFLEPSDLDWLDWAKRRLASFSWPGYTQTPILPPLRGQHPAALDQRGLRQLASGVSEIRTGNDSWKINLDVNHFSPEEITITTKEGYLQIAGNHEERQDEHGLVSRCFTRKYKLPEGVDLQHISSSLSGDGVLSVEAPVPGTSISDPANEMVIPVQMKEKQDGEK; from the exons ATGGGTGACCAAAATAAAGTATTATCCCGTCCCATTTTCCGCCGAGATGTGAGCTGGGATAATTTCCCAAACTGGACACAGCCGAGCCGCATCTTTGCGCAGGATTTTGGCCTCCCACCTTTCTTGGAGCCTAGTGATCTGGACTGGTTAGACTGGGCAAAGAGGAGGCTGGCATCTTTCTCCTGGCCAGGGTACACACAGACTCCCATTCTGCCACCACTCAGGGGTCAGCACCCTGCAGCGTTAGACCAAAGGGGTCTGAGACAACTGGCAAGCGGGGTGTCAGAGATCAGAACAGGGAACGACAGCTGGAAGATTAACTTGGACGTCAATCACTTCTCACCTGAGGAGATTACAATCACAACCAAGGAGGGTTATTTGCAAATAGCAG GAAATCATGAAGAAAGGCAGGATGAGCATGGATTGGTTTCAAGGTGCTTCACCCGGAAATACAA GCTGCCAGAGGGGGTGGACTTACAGCATATCAGCTCCTCGCTGTCTGGTGATGGAGTCCTGTCTGTAGAGGCTCCCGTCCCCGGGACATCCATCAGCGACCCAGCCAATGAGATGGTCATACCTGTTCAGATGAAAGAGAAGCAGGATGGTGAAAAGTGA
- the taok3b gene encoding serine/threonine-protein kinase TAO3, which produces MSGYKRMRRQHQKQLIALENRLKAEMDEHRLRLQKELETQANNTYIELERLAKRHVAQTDKEMKSVAAEERRIQQQIVAQQKKELTTFLENQKKEYRLCKDKIKEEMNEDLCTPKEEKQERLSRHKETMQRSQAEEEAHLLAQQRLVYDRSCRALKHRSLVRRHEFEQEQLREELNKKRTQKEMEHALMIRQDESTQDLERRQLQMLQKLRIELMRLQHQTELENQEEYNGRRQRELHRKHTLEQRQQPRNLKTLEMQIKKQFQDTCKVQNKQYKALRNHQLEVSPKGDHKTILKGLKEEQTRKLAILAEQYEQSINEMMASQAMRLDAEQETECQALKQQLKQEMELLDAYQRKTKSQMETQHEREQQKLEQKVSIRRAHLEQKIEEELAALQKERTERVKHLLERQDREMNAFDTESRSLGFGSLGSLDFPKEDNR; this is translated from the exons ATGTCTGGGTATAAGCGCATGCGGCGGCAGCACCAGAAGCAGCTGATCGCCCTGGAGAACAGGCTAAAGGCCGAGATGGATGAGCATAGGCTCCGGCTGCAGAAGGAATTAGAGACACAAGCGAACAACACTTACATTGAGCTGGAAAGACTGGCTAAACGCCACGTTGCTCAAACAGACAAAGAG ATGAAGTCAGTTGCAGCTGAAGAGAGGAGGATCCAGCAACAGATTGTTGCCCAGCAAAAGAAAGAGCTGACTACTTTCTTAGAGAACCAGAAAAAGGAGTACAGGCTTTGCAAAGACAAGATCAAAGAA GAGATGAATGAAGACCTGTGTACACCCaaggaggagaagcaggagcGTCTGTCCAGGCACAAAGAAACAATGCAGCGCTCTCAGGCTGAGGAGGAAGCCCATTTGCTGGCCCAGCAGAGGCTGGTCTACGACCGGAGCTGTAGGGCCCTCAAACACCGGAGTCTGGTCAGGAGGCATGAGTTTGAACAGGAGCAGCTGAGAGAG GAGTTGAACAAGAAGAGGACCCAGAAAGAGATGGAACATGCCCTGATGATCCGGCAGGACGAGTCCACCCAGGACCTGGAGCGGAGGCAGCTGCAGATGCTGCAGAAGCTACGTATTGAACTCATGCGGCTACAGCATCAGACGGAGCTCGAAAACCAGGAGGAGTACAATGGCCGGCGGCAGAGAGAactacacaggaaacacactcTGGAGCAGCGGCAGCAGCCCAGAAACCTCAAG ACGCTGGAGATGCAGATCAAGAAACAATTCCAGGATACCTGTAAGGTGCAGAACAAGCAGTACAAAGCTCTTAGGAACCATCAGCTGGAGGTCTCTCCCAAAGGTGACCATAAGACCATCTTGAAGGGCCTGAAAGAGGAGCAGACACGCAAGTTGGCCATACTGGCCGAGCAGTATGAGCAGAGCATCAACGAGATGATGGCATCACAAGCG ATGCGATTAGATGCAGAGCAGGAAACAGAGTGCCAAGCtctgaagcagcagctgaagCAAGAGATGGAGCTACTGGACGCCTACCAGAGAAAAACCAAGTCACAGATGGAGACCCAACATGAGCGAGAGCAGCAGAAACTTGAGCAGAAGGTCTCCATACGCAGAGCCCACCTTGAACAGAAG ATTGAAGAGGAACTGGCCGCACTTCAGAAGGAACGTACTGAAAGGGTCAAGCACTTGTTGGAACGTCAGGACAGAGAAATGAATGCTTTTGACACAGAAAGTAGAAGCCTCGGCTTTGGAAGCCTGGGATCTCTGGACTTCCCCAAAGAAGACAACAGATGA
- the LOC121886212 gene encoding sushi domain-containing protein 2-like, giving the protein MMERFTAVIFVLLVSSICSTLGQTCEGNCGEKLDSCSCHSTCTSLKNCCVDYKDFCVEIFPYSGSIFGGADFVILDASFNKSSHIVCRFNNDTNTMGYVDQNGRGHCISPLLYQTGWVPLHISSDNGTTFSRVGAWLSVHTGKFDAKFKAILDNSTKWQYYGTPGVGGALGMTWNTSLVRGEKVNIELWGYRETGEPYSNSWQGEWKYLYSLAKDHPNNGSFSFLPKPAENGFSSWELGALRVSSSAYPDGIWNVQAAWTEDHALAWHLEQKFRDNSMVWALDKCLAWDQLENQLPNFLSEIIDCPCTLAQARADTGRFHTDYGCDIEKGSVCTYHPGSVHCVRAIQASPKYGAGQQCCYDSTGAQILTADSIGGSTPDRAHDWGSPPYRKPPRVPGESHWVYDVLSFYYCCLWSDNCHYYFKHRPSSDCRRYESPSSAVVFGDPHFITFDGVSYSFNGKGEYTLVQSAVKQLIIQGRTEPVNGTIKATKLSAVAMREVASDVVEVRLVSGHNGLEVLRNQKALSFTEQTWMDLDGVFVFSPTSTNVTVMFPSGAGVEVRLREGTMTTTVLLPEEFKGSTLGLLGKMNGDAKDDLVLSNGQLVQNQSNPEELFNFGASWAVSNESALFTYDSEHLLDTYYYAPRHDYSFIPVFSVPESPEDPLENQASEICSGEGSQFCRYDILVGRSPRLGNATRMSYQSHISLVEDLKPVISCGWLAPPSNGKKEGTTYLLGATVRLSCDDGFTLEGSAERTCQENAQWSGEDTTCVASSMNK; this is encoded by the exons ATGATGGAAAGATTCACAGCAGTAATATTTGTCCTGCTGGTTTCATCTATCTGCAGCACATTAG GACAGACATGTGAGGGAAACTGTGGGGAAAAATTAGATTCATGTTCGTGCCACTCAACATGCACATCTCTGAAGAACTGCTGTGTCGACTATAAAGACTTCTGTGTTGAAATCTTTCCATATTCTGGGTCCATTTTTGGTGGGGCAGATTTTGTTATCCTTGATGCAAGTTTCAATAAAAGCTCCCACATTGTATGCAG GTTCAACAATGATACCAATACTATGGGGTATGTGGATCAAAACGGTCGAGGTCACTGTATCTCCCCACTACTGTATCAAACTGGATGGGTTCCTCTGCACATCTCCTCAGATAATGGCACAACTTTCAGTAGAGTTGGAGCCTGGCTATCAG TACACACTGGCAAGTTCGATGCTAAGTTCAAGGCGATTCTGGACAACTCAACAAAATGGCAGTACTATGGTACACCGGGTGTTGGAGGCGCTCTTGGGATGACTTGGAATACCTCTTTGGTCAGAGGGGAGAAGGTCAATATAGAGCTCTGGGGATACAGAGAGACAG GGGAGCCTTATTCAAACTCTTGGCAGGGCGAGTGGAAGTATCTGTACTCACTTGCAAAGGATCACCCAAACAACGGTTCCTTTAGCTTTTTACCCAAACCAGCAGAGAACGGCTTTTCAAGCTGGGAGCTTGGCGCCCTACGTGTCAGCTCCAGCGCCTACCCTGATGGCATATG GAATGTACAAGCTGCATGGACAGAGGATCACGCTCTAGCCTGGCATCTGGAGCAGAAGTTCAGGGACAACTCAATGGTTTGGGCCCTGGACAAATGTTTAGCATGGGACCAGTTGGAAAATCAGCTGCCCAACTTCCTCAGTGAGATCATAGACTGCCCCTGCACTCTGGCTCAAGCGAGAGCAGATACAGGGAGGTTTCAT ACTGACTATGGCTGTGATATAGAGAAAGGGAGTGTATGCACCTACCATCCTGGGAGTGTTCACTGTGTGAGGGCTATACAAGCCAG TCCTAAGTATGGAGCAGGGCAGCAGTGTTGCTATGACAGCACCGGTGCTCAGATCTTGACAGCAGACTCAATCGGGGGGAGCACTCCAGACCGAGCACACGACTGGGGCTCACCTCCCTACAGGAAACCCCCTCGAGTTCCTGGAGAGTCCCACTGGGTGTATGATGTCCTCAGCTTCTACTACTGCTGCCTCTGGTCTGACAACTGCCACTACTACTTCAAACATCGGCCCTCCAGTGACTGCAGGCGTTACGAGTCACCCAGCTCAG CTGTGGTGTTTGGAGACCCACACTTCATAACATTTGATGGTGTCAGCTACTCCTTCAATGGCAAAGGGGAATACACTTTGGTACAGTCGGCAGTGAAACAGCTGATAATCCAAGGCAGAACAGAGCCTGTGAATG GAACGATAAAAGCAACAAAGTTGTCGGCTGTAGCCATGAGAGAGGTGGCCTCTGATGTTGTGGAGGTGCGGCTGGTCAGCGGTCACAATGGCCTTGAAGTGCTGCGGAATCAAAAAGCTCTCTCTTTTACTGAGCAGACCTGGATGGACCTCGATG GTGTGTTCGTGTTTTCTCCGACTTCTACAAATGTGACTGTGATGTTCCCCTCTGGTGCCGGGGTGGAAGTGAGACTGAGAGAGGGAACCATGACAACCACTGTGCTCCTGCCAGAGGAGTTCAAAGGCTCCACTCTGGGATTGTTGGGAAAGATGAACGGTGACGCCAAAGACGACCTTGTTCTTAGCAACGGACAACTTGTGCAGAATCAGAGCAATCCAGAGGAGCTGTTCAACTTTGGGGCAAGCT GGGCTGTATCCAACGAATCTGCCTTATTCACGTATGATTCAGAACATCTTTTGGACACATATTACTATGCTCCCAGGCATGACTATAGTTTTATTCCAGTGTTTTCTGTCCCCGAGAGTCCAGAAGATCCGCTTGAAAATCAGGCGTCTGAGATATGCTCTGGAGAGGGCTCTCAGTTCTGTAG GTATGATATCCTGGTAGGTCGTAGTCCAAGGCTGGGAAATGCTACCAGAATGTCTTACCAGAGTCACATTTCTCTTGTGGAGGATCTGAAGCCAG TGATATCCTGTGGCTGGCTTGCACCACCAAGTAACGGAAAGAAGGAGGGAACCACATATTTACTAGGAGCTACGGTGCGGCTTTCCTGTGATGATGGCTTCACTCTCGAGGGATCAGCAGAGCGCACATGCCAGGAGAATGCCCAGTGGTCTGGAGAGGACACAACCTGCGTGGCTTCCagtatgaataaataa